From Toxorhynchites rutilus septentrionalis strain SRP chromosome 2, ASM2978413v1, whole genome shotgun sequence, a single genomic window includes:
- the LOC129769336 gene encoding elongation of very long chain fatty acids protein 7-like codes for MLVLRYLASFYNYANYEVSDPRVSKWLLMETPWPGLAILAFYLMFVLKWGPKLMENRKPIKIDNFIKVYNLVQVFICMFLFVEGWRLGYLRGYNVLCQPVDYSADPYPVSIARRCHIYFLVKVLDLLDTVFFVLRKKQNQVSFLHVYHHTGMVMLTWSGVKWFPGGHAVFMGFLNSFVHVVMYYYYFLTSVSPKYKGNVWWKKHITQLQIIQFGMIFLQWFALIFQPNCQFPKWPLFILLPQNCFMFLMFLDFYYQAYVKKKPVQKAPTVEAPNLSHKALVDCHSD; via the exons ATGTTGGTGCTACGATACTTGGCGTCGTTCTACAACTATGCGAACTATGAAGTCAGCG ATCCCAGGGTGAGCAAATGGCTGTTGATGGAGACACCCTGGCCTGGACTAGCAATTCTTGCTTTCTATCTGATGTTCGTGCTGAAATGGGGTCCCAAGCTGATGGAGAACCGGAAGCCGATCAAAATTGACAACTTTATTAAGGTGTACAATTTAGTGCAAGTGTTCATCTGCATGTTTTTGTTCGTTGAG GGATGGCGATTGGGATATCTGCGGGGTTACAACGTGCTCTGCCAACCTGTAGACTACTCAGCCGATCCATATCCCGTTTCGATCGCCCGAAGATGCCACATATACTTCCTTGTGAAGGTTCTGGACCTACTAGACACGGTCTTTTTCGTGCTACGCAAGAAACAGAATCAGGTTAGCTTTCTTCACGTCTATCACCACACTGGGATGGTGATGCTAACCTGGAGCGGAGTGAAATGGTTCCCGGGAGGTCACGCAGTGTTCATGGGTTTCTTGAACAGCTTCGTTCACGTGGTAATGTACTACTACTACTTCCTCACCTCTGTGAGTCCCAAGTACAAAGGCAATGTCTGGTGGAAGAAACACATCACACAGTTACAAATC ATCCAGTTTGGAATGATCTTTCTGCAATGGTTTGCGCTAATATTCCAGCCCAACTGCCAATTCCCCAAGTGGCCACTGTTCATCCTGCTGCCGCAGAACTGTTTCATGTTTCTGATGTTCCTCGACTTCTACTACCAGGCATACGTGAAGAAGAAACCGGTGCAGAAGGCCCCGACGGTCGAAGCACCTAACCTAAGCCACAAAGCATTGGTAGATTGCCACTCTGATTAA